GCTGTCGTATTATTAGGTATATAAATAATACTTCTTATTCCTATGCTGGTGAAATTCCCTATATATGCATGCTATTGGTCTTTTGTGGGATTGAATTCGAATTACATTCACTCATCAAGAGCGTTGAGCAATTCCTCCTCGATTTCTGAGTCACTGTCATTGTCTTgcttcaattcatccacATGAGACTTCTTGTACGGGCTGGAGTCACCGAGAGAGTCATGGTCGTTCTCAAGCGATCGCTTTGGTTGCGAAGTGTGCCCGTCAACCACCTGGTTTTGATCCTCtgttttctcttcttcctgctcgtcatcatcatcctcatcatcactatcATCTAATCCATCCGGCatctcgtcatcatcgtcgtcgtTAAGCCACGAAGTTCCACCTGCGAACAGATTGATGGTCCCATTCTTTGCAGACTCCATAGCCAATTCCATTTCCTGCTCAGCTAATGCCGAACTTCTTCTCGCAAGTTTTTGTTTGTAGTCTCCCAGCTCTTCATCGGTAGCTGTCTGCTCGACGATAAGCTCGTATGGCTTTTCGTCAACATGCTTCCATGAGACAAGACACTCAAAAACCCAATCAGGATGCACAACCTTGATATTTTCGTTGAATGCCTTCGCAATACGGGCCTTATATGTTCCAGGTGTTCTGGTAATGACGTGAGTTGttgaatcatcaatttctggAGAGCTTTGGGCGCCGAACATGTTGGTCCAAAGTACAATATCGGCTCTATTTATATTGGTACCGAGAGGTATGAGCCCTGAGAATACAAAATGACAATCCTCAAAAACCTTACTCTTCATTAGAGGCAGCAAAGTCTTTATGTCAGCCTTTTTTTCAGAATCCTGCCCGAGCGTCTTGTAGTATTCATCATGAACCTttgccaaaatttctcGCAGATAATTtagttcatcatcgtcatcaacCAAGAGTCTTTGATTATGCATATGTTTTTGTAAAGTTGCTAGGGGCCTGTTTTGTTGCTGCACTTCTAAGGAAGCCGAGtattccaattttttcgCCAGCTGATCCTTAGACTCGGGAGCAGGGACTTCTTCACCTGAAGCCATCTGGTGGTTTAACTTTTCCTCCTGGCGTTTTacctcttcatcgatctTTTCCTGTAGTTTTTTTTCCGTATCCATAATATCAGTTATAAGTTCATCAGATTCCTGAGTCTTTTTCCGTGCACCTCTTCCCAGTTGTAACATCGTGTTTTGCTGCCTTGGCAGAAAATTCGAATTGATGTCCCCGACACCAACAAAAAAGTTGTAAGGCACCACTTTAATTAAGTTAGGGCACCAATTCCAAACATCTCCTCTATCATCGATAACAACCACCATGGATTGATCTGTGGGAAACAGGCGCTCCAACGATTTTTGCGTGATAGAGCCGTTTTCGTCACGAGAAAGAATACGATCTCCAAACAGTGATCCATCTGGGTCAATAATTTTTGCTATCTCAAGGGCATACGCCCTCGTAGCCATTGTGTAGATATGCATTTCAAACAGAGGAGCAACTTTATCgaaaaactctttcagCCCTGGCCTTACTTTCACATAGTACCAGCATTTCCGTACCGGAGGCTTTGGGCCCATATACAACAGGGGTAGTattggttcttcatctaATGCAAATGACTGTACGTCTTTCAATGCTTCATAATTGGGATTAGAAGAATCACGTTTCCATTCACCGATGGTAGGGTCCACCCCACAGTGTATCACAGTCTGATCAAGGTCAACCACCAGAACCAACTTTTTACTCTCGCGCAACCTtgtcttcaaattattTTCAATATCAGTAGCTTCCTTACGGCttactttcaaatttacATCGGTATGCGAGATTGCCAAATTTCCATTGAACTGTTCGCTTTCATCGACTTCCTTTCCGCACAAAGTACAAAGACCACCATACACAATATCGTGATTACACGGCCTTGAAATCTCGCAAATCGCTTGGTTAGGTGCTACCACCTCATCTCCCACATCAACATTCCAACTCATCAAATCACCTTCAAATGGAGCCTCGAAAAATTCGATCGATTCCCGTACAGTCTTCTTCCTATGACCGCCTTCGTTCTCATCGGGAGAAGAGGCTATCTCTACCATATACCAAAACTTAAACGCGAACAACCGCTGTCCCTTCTCGACGTGACTGCCGATGGGCGCTATAAGTTGGTCAATGGTAATCGGGTATGGAAGTACTTCAGGCGAAAATACGGGAGTAGTCATCCCAATAAGCAAACCACAAAGCAAAATGCACTAACGGATGAACAAACAAAGAACCAATGCCGGCTTACAGTCCACTTAAGCCAGCTTTAACATCATAAAGGGTGGGGTCTAGTTTGTcaattttgacaaattttttCCTTTGAATAGGTCGAATTCGCGTTATCGTGGAAATCGCTCTATACTAAGGAAGCTTATGATAGACGCTATAAGAATGGTCAAGCGTCAAAGACCATTCTTATAGCTGAATTTCGTCTTGTTGTTCTGTTGTAATCGACTCATCAAAAAGGAAGTTAGTGTCGTCTTCATCGCTTTCCTGTTCTTGCGGTTGCGCGTCGACTTCTGGTGGACTTGCCAATTCATGTTGTGATTCAACACTTGAACGTTCTTGGTGTGATTCAGCCTCTGGCATTACCTGTGTTTCCATCTGTGCAGGCGTCTGTTGCTCCACTTCTGCCATTGATTCTGCTTGTGCTTGAGATTCTGATTGTGCCTGTGCTTGTGCTTCTGGTTGCGCATTTGATTCTATCACTGGTTGAACCTCCGAATGTGACTGTGCCTCTGCCCGTGAATGTTCCTCGGGCGCTGGAGTAGGAAGATTGGGCACCGGAATGTCATTCGTCATCGATGGGTTCTCAAACTCTGCTTGCGGCAAATCCTCGTCCTCACTTCCAGAgtagttgaagaaatcgtCGTTGTTTTCATCCAGATCCAGCAAATTGATATCCCCGTTCTCCAGTTGTTGATCTGTGAAATTTTTAAGCTTCTGAGCTTTTTTATCTCGCAGCTCTTGTAACCGTTCATCTCTCTTTTGTTCAGCCTTCCTGCGTGCATCCTGCTTAGTCATTTGCAATTCAGGTATGCTTTTTATTAggtgttgaagagatcTCTGCAGCATCGAGTGTATCTCTCTTGTGGCCTGCCGCCTGCCTGATTTGTCggatgaatttgatagtGCAATCTTCGAATACTTGATGAACGggtttctttgcaatttcaTTTGCCTCTCCTCGTATTCTACAACTTTCTTTCTTGCGATTTCAACACGACTACGGGCGTATTCTTCGATGCTGAAATTGGTCTGCGGTAACTTCGACAGTAAATCAGATGAACTAGACgcatttttcttcctcttcttttgctcgTTGCCATAGATTGCCGCTGTTTCTTCCCTGACTAGCGCCTCATCATATGATGCCCCATCCGCATCTGATGAAGGTGTTGGTGGAttcatatttttcaaaaggtgCAAAAGGGCAACTTCTGACTGCTTACCTTCGTCCACAATCCTTCTTCTAATAATTGTTTCATCTGTAATCGGTTGATTATACTGAGGCGTAAACTTATAAGTGTGATCAGGCGGAAATGCGGGCATCCATTTCGGTATGTATCTTATTAGTGGATTGTTCGGACGTACTAATTCGTTGATGACATCCTCGGAACCGTTATCCTCATCTACCACTGCATCGGTAAAAGTCTCCTTCAAACTGTGTAAAGAATCAAACTCCTTACCATATGTTTTGGAGTAATACTGCGAAGCCTGATGCTGCTTATCTAGGTCGGCTGGGGTCAAGTTGTAACCTTGGAGGAAAAGGTGCACGTCTCCCTTCGCTATCGACTCACGTCTCTGTACATTACTAAACCTGTGTAACTGTCCTATCATATCGTTTAATTGGTCATCAATAAGTATCATCAAATGTTCAAATGCAAATTTAGAGATATCCGCTTTCATGGgtttcaattgcaaagCAACGGCTTTGCTTAGAATCTTCACTACTGCTGCCTCCGTCTTCCCATGATCAATCTCATCCAAAGTCGGCAGATGGGTCAATTGAATGTGTCTTTCGTGCGAATGGTCCTCCATTGGACTCCTGATgcttttcagcttctgtTTCTCACCTCTGTTGACGAAGTAGTGAGTTAACTTTCATTAACTTGGCAACGGGTCATGAAAAAAACCGAGCGGCTTaacaattgaaaagctAACAGAGAAAAGGCATTGTATAATGGAGCTTGACACCGGTAAAGTACTTATTACATACACACTTGAGGCTATACATGAAGGTGGCTAAACGTCACCATTGAGTAAACTATCTAAGGCTCCTTGCACAGACCCACCGCTCCGTCTTAATGCTGCCACATTCTTTtcgaaatcaaagaagcccATGTCATTCAGCTGTCTCAGCTGCTGTTCGTAGCGTTCTTCAGGAGGTCTATTGTCTTGTTCGGCTCTCTGTTGAGCAGCGCCCCCACCGAGTAGACTAGCGAGCATTGATGGATCGAATGGCTGATTTTGCTGGTTATCAGCGGCACCAACACCCTGGTTACCAAACATGGAGGCCAATGGATTGCTACCTGGGTTGAACATAGCAGCAAATGGATTGGCTGCGTTTGTGTTTGCGTTTGCGTTCGTATTCGCATTTGCATCTGTGTTGGCTTCGGTCGACGATGCCTCTGTTGTGGAATCGCCTGGCGCTGGGAACGATGCTGCTGCCGCATCGTTACCTCCACTGGGGTTCATCATGCTGGAGAACTGCATACTTTGTCTGAGCATCTGCGGATTGGTTAACATCTGTCTGAAAAAGGGACTTTGCAACAACTGCCTGGCCTGTGGGCCCATAGCTTGCAACTGTGGGTTCGACTGGATCATGAAGTCTACCATCTGAGGGTTACTCAACATTTCATTCATCTGCGACTGAAAAATGGGATTCTCCAACATCCCAAGCATATCATCCTGATTAGGCATATTAGTCAATCCACCATCTGGACCAAACATATCCGCAGAAGGAAGATTAGTAAAACCGGCGTAACGAGCACTTGTCAAATCGCTAAGCGGGTTGAAACCACCTGTTTGGCCAGAGGCAATATTGCTGGGCACAGTAGCACTACCTGGAGCAGCTGTGTTGCTTTCCTGGCTGCTAGTACTTGCTTTTGCTGCAGTATTACCACCTCCTCCACCGGATTTCACCAAATGAATCGCATGCCCATCCTGTATCTTGTAACTCTCTACATTTTGGTCGTCCTTCAGAATCTTACCAGAGTAGATCAACCGCTGATTAGCGGCTGGGATCTCTGACACCTTGGCAATCTCGTCCTTGAACTCCGCCACTGTCTTTTCAGGGTTCACAGAGACTTCCCACTTGCTCTGACCACACTTTACCTGCACTGTAATCGACATTACTAGCTAATTGACCTCTAAAACTATGACAACGTCTCAAAGACCGCTGGTTCGCATTGTATTGATGGTTTCTCATGAGCTTTCCTAGCTTTAAAAGGTTATCTTATTACGTGCCCTCAACGTTAAAGGTGATATTTTCGGACACTACCATGGTTTAATCGGACAATACACTTTCAAgcaaatcatcatcatcattataTTCCCAGTCCTCATAGTTAGAACTTAGCAACTCAATGCTTCTAATATCATCTCAATCGCGTCGTTATTGCGGTTTCTGTGTCGATTATtcacctttctttgaattaAGCTACTAACTGtagaaaagaaaaaaaaaaaaaattgaaataaTCGATGCCCTTCAATAAGAAGCCGTTAGAGGTAGTTCAGTATGGCTAAGACGTTGGCTCAGGGTAGAAAACCAGGTAGTGGACGTAAGCCAGGGAAGGGGAAAACTTTGAGGGAAGGAAGAAAACCTGGGAGCGGTAGAAGGCGTAAAAACTTCGATGAGCAAGACAGTTCGGTGCGAAATACGGGGAAGATGACTTATCCTTCTAGGGGATCTAGAAGCTGTAGACGCCTTGGAGGGGGTTGGAATGGTAATCCTGAGCAACAGCAATTACAACAGTTACAACAGCAATCAGGGATGGCAAACACTCGAACTCCTACTCCAACGCCGACACCTACACCTACACATATACTACCCGATTTGAGATCTCCACATTTCTTGGCTCATATAACAGCTCCTGAGCCACCTATCGGGGCCTCGAGGTTGCCTCTGACTCAGAGCAGGTTGCTGTCAAACACAACTGGAGGGAGTACCGGATCCTTTTCACTTCACGATATGAATCCTTACTCGATCACTCCTCAATTCATGCATTCTCCACCTGCAGTGGcttcatctttgatggtTCCCATCGGTAATAGCGGCTCATCGGTAGGCTCTTCTTCGGACAACGCTAGCAACTCTTTTCAGGACACCAAGGTCACCAATAGGGACGATCCGGCTGGCTCCGTTCTCATTCACACAAGTATTTGAATACGCTCTATATGTAACTCTTCATCTGGCGATGGATTGACTAAGATCACTTGGTTTTATTATGACTATTGATTAGTCTCAATCTCGCCTATTCATATATTCacttttttttcacctgAAAAAGGTTAACTTACTGTTGACAAGTTAGAATCTCGAGGATTGTGCAAAAGATGGACTCCTTCGAGGCCCGATTGCAGTTCATTCAAGTGCTCaagaatttgcaaaagaccCTAAATGTGTTAAAGACGGGAGGGCATGATGAGTCGAGGTCTAATTCACCCAGTTTGAATAGATCGACGGGTACAGATCCAATACAGTTttacttgaaaaattactaCCAGCACTATGAAGATTTTCATCAGTGCCTGTTTGATACTGCATCTAAGATGGACCCACTCGATAGGATCAATGTTGTGTTGTATTACGCTCGCATCATGTGTATACTAAAGAGCCGAGATTCTGACGTCAACTCTAGGATACTTAAAGACCACCTGCTGCCTTCGCTCGATAAATTGCTACTTCTAGCTTTACCCGTGAATGAATGGAATGCATTAACTAATCTAAAATCATGCATCGAAGTGTTTCAATGGCTCAATGAAGTATGGGGGAATGTCATGAGCTGGACTGACGAAATACCACAAGTGGATCTCAGTATCCCAATTTCACAACTGACATGGTACGAGTGTCCTGCAGATACAGCTGATCCAGAGCAAAGTTTCAAAAATGCTGTGTTATTACTCAAGGACCGTTTGGCGAAACAACAGTATCTTTTCGAATACTACAAGACCAACGGGATTTGCGACCTAGCGACATCGAGCTCCAGCTCTACTATTCTGCATCGCATGGAAAATGACCGCGAGAAGCACAAGAGATTAAAAGAGAACAATTGGGTCCTCGAACGGCCCTCCATTAGCATTGTCGATCCTCAGGAATTCAGGTCTATGTGGGAAAACGAACCTTATAATACACTTACCAAGCAGGACTACAAGAACATTAAGGACCTTAATAGGATAGCTCAACAGAGCTACGCAACGGGTTATAATTGAAAAAAGCCTACCATCTATAAAATATACGAGTCATATAACGCATAACTGTTATCGTTTTCACCAATAGGCGAACCACAGCTTTAAAGTTTCTAATTGGTTATCTGACTCCAGCTCAAGAGCTGTTGGTCAGTGACTAATCTATTCAATGCAGGGTTTAGGGTATCGATATCCTACCTCTGGAATGTTCTATATCGTGGCGTATGTAGTTTAAATTATTGAAATTAGTCAACTCGCCTTATAAAAAAAAAGAGCATCTcatcaccagaagaagattgcaGCTTTCAACAgttcaaaagctttaatGGTCGATTCATCCAAGGAAGCCGCAAGGAACAATGATAATGAGAGTCAAAGCAGACGTCCATCGAGGGGCGTATCTAAAACGGACACTAACATACGTGGAAGAAGTGTGCAGCCCGAACATCAGCCTTCTTCATGGATAAGAAGTGCTTCTACCTCTAGTTTActgagattgaagagaaacGATGCTGGGCATGCCCGTGGGAATACCAATTCAA
This DNA window, taken from Torulaspora delbrueckii CBS 1146 chromosome 2, complete genome, encodes the following:
- the TAF8 gene encoding Taf8p (similar to Saccharomyces cerevisiae TAF8 (YML114C); ancestral locus Anc_8.838) codes for the protein MEDHSHERHIQLTHLPTLDEIDHGKTEAAVVKILSKAVALQLKPMKADISKFAFEHLMILIDDQLNDMIGQLHRFSNVQRRESIAKGDVHLFLQGYNLTPADLDKQHQASQYYSKTYGKEFDSLHSLKETFTDAVVDEDNGSEDVINELVRPNNPLIRYIPKWMPAFPPDHTYKFTPQYNQPITDETIIRRRIVDEGKQSEVALLHLLKNMNPPTPSSDADGASYDEALVREETAAIYGNEQKKRKKNASSSSDLLSKLPQTNFSIEEYARSRVEIARKKVVEYEERQMKLQRNPFIKYSKIALSNSSDKSGRRQATREIHSMLQRSLQHLIKSIPELQMTKQDARRKAEQKRDERLQELRDKKAQKLKNFTDQQLENGDINLLDLDENNDDFFNYSGSEDEDLPQAEFENPSMTNDIPVPNLPTPAPEEHSRAEAQSHSEVQPVIESNAQPEAQAQAQSESQAQAESMAEVEQQTPAQMETQVMPEAESHQERSSVESQHELASPPEVDAQPQEQESDEDDTNFLFDESITTEQQDEIQL
- the CTK3 gene encoding Ctk3p (similar to Saccharomyces cerevisiae CTK3 (YML112W); ancestral locus Anc_8.835), producing MDSFEARLQFIQVLKNLQKTLNVLKTGGHDESRSNSPSLNRSTGTDPIQFYLKNYYQHYEDFHQCLFDTASKMDPLDRINVVLYYARIMCILKSRDSDVNSRILKDHLLPSLDKLLLLALPVNEWNALTNLKSCIEVFQWLNEVWGNVMSWTDEIPQVDLSIPISQLTWYECPADTADPEQSFKNAVLLLKDRLAKQQYLFEYYKTNGICDLATSSSSSTILHRMENDREKHKRLKENNWVLERPSISIVDPQEFRSMWENEPYNTLTKQDYKNIKDLNRIAQQSYATGYN
- the FCP1 gene encoding protein serine/threonine phosphatase (similar to Saccharomyces cerevisiae FCP1 (YMR277W); ancestral locus Anc_8.839), producing MTTPVFSPEVLPYPITIDQLIAPIGSHVEKGQRLFAFKFWYMVEIASSPDENEGGHRKKTVRESIEFFEAPFEGDLMSWNVDVGDEVVAPNQAICEISRPCNHDIVYGGLCTLCGKEVDESEQFNGNLAISHTDVNLKVSRKEATDIENNLKTRLRESKKLVLVVDLDQTVIHCGVDPTIGEWKRDSSNPNYEALKDVQSFALDEEPILPLLYMGPKPPVRKCWYYVKVRPGLKEFFDKVAPLFEMHIYTMATRAYALEIAKIIDPDGSLFGDRILSRDENGSITQKSLERLFPTDQSMVVVIDDRGDVWNWCPNLIKVVPYNFFVGVGDINSNFLPRQQNTMLQLGRGARKKTQESDELITDIMDTEKKLQEKIDEEVKRQEEKLNHQMASGEEVPAPESKDQLAKKLEYSASLEVQQQNRPLATLQKHMHNQRLLVDDDDELNYLREILAKVHDEYYKTLGQDSEKKADIKTLLPLMKSKVFEDCHFVFSGLIPLGTNINRADIVLWTNMFGAQSSPEIDDSTTHVITRTPGTYKARIAKAFNENIKVVHPDWVFECLVSWKHVDEKPYELIVEQTATDEELGDYKQKLARRSSALAEQEMELAMESAKNGTINLFAGGTSWLNDDDDDEMPDGLDDSDDEDDDDEQEEEKTEDQNQVVDGHTSQPKRSLENDHDSLGDSSPYKKSHVDELKQDNDSDSEIEEELLNALDE
- the DSK2 gene encoding ubiquitin domain-containing protein DSK2 (similar to Saccharomyces cerevisiae DSK2 (YMR276W); ancestral locus Anc_8.837), translated to MSITVQVKCGQSKWEVSVNPEKTVAEFKDEIAKVSEIPAANQRLIYSGKILKDDQNVESYKIQDGHAIHLVKSGGGGGNTAAKASTSSQESNTAAPGSATVPSNIASGQTGGFNPLSDLTSARYAGFTNLPSADMFGPDGGLTNMPNQDDMLGMLENPIFQSQMNEMLSNPQMVDFMIQSNPQLQAMGPQARQLLQSPFFRQMLTNPQMLRQSMQFSSMMNPSGGNDAAAASFPAPGDSTTEASSTEANTDANANTNANANTNAANPFAAMFNPGSNPLASMFGNQGVGAADNQQNQPFDPSMLASLLGGGAAQQRAEQDNRPPEERYEQQLRQLNDMGFFDFEKNVAALRRSGGSVQGALDSLLNGDV
- the DAT1 gene encoding Dat1p (similar to Saccharomyces cerevisiae DAT1 (YML113W); ancestral locus Anc_8.836); protein product: MAKTLAQGRKPGSGRKPGKGKTLREGRKPGSGRRRKNFDEQDSSVRNTGKMTYPSRGSRSCRRLGGGWNGNPEQQQLQQLQQQSGMANTRTPTPTPTPTPTHILPDLRSPHFLAHITAPEPPIGASRLPLTQSRLLSNTTGGSTGSFSLHDMNPYSITPQFMHSPPAVASSLMVPIGNSGSSVGSSSDNASNSFQDTKVTNRDDPAGSVLIHTSI